In one window of Myxococcus virescens DNA:
- the tolB gene encoding Tol-Pal system beta propeller repeat protein TolB, producing the protein MKALLLSLLLLPVVALAQAPTIEISGANFRPLPVAVPAPLTQNDGAKALVAPFDSAFSFDLAASGILQVLDRKGFTADAKEGMAAASINFSRWADVGAEALVKVSLAQDGGVLRGELRLFNVGTGREDLKVSKEAPADNASLLAHRLADALYRHFTREPSPFLSRITYVRKVGTNRDVYVADWDGGNARALTKGGINILPALSQDGSQVAFTTYRKNRPDIYVQSPGGEAKAVISGGQMATGAAFSPDGKRIAYSLAEGESAQVYVANADGSGARALTDTPYGLNTSPTWSPDGKRIAFVSNRGGSPQVYIMNADGTGVRRLTFQGNYNQTPDWSPRGDLIVFTARDERNAFDLFTVSVETGKVTRLTQDQGSNEEPAFSPNGRLIVFTSTRNGGSQLYVMTADGNNQLPLRAEKGVYQTPDWAPLPQAQ; encoded by the coding sequence ATGAAAGCCCTGCTCCTCTCCCTGCTGCTCCTCCCCGTCGTCGCGCTCGCGCAGGCGCCCACCATCGAAATCTCCGGCGCCAACTTCCGCCCCTTGCCGGTGGCGGTGCCCGCACCCCTGACGCAGAACGATGGGGCGAAGGCGTTGGTTGCGCCCTTCGACTCGGCCTTCAGCTTCGACCTGGCCGCCTCCGGCATCCTCCAGGTGCTGGACCGCAAGGGCTTCACGGCGGACGCGAAGGAAGGCATGGCCGCGGCCAGCATCAACTTCAGCCGCTGGGCGGACGTGGGCGCCGAAGCGCTCGTGAAGGTGTCGCTGGCGCAGGACGGCGGCGTGCTGCGCGGGGAACTTCGCCTGTTCAACGTGGGCACCGGCCGCGAGGACCTGAAGGTGTCCAAGGAAGCGCCCGCCGACAACGCCTCGCTGCTGGCGCACCGCCTGGCGGACGCGCTCTACCGGCACTTCACCCGCGAGCCCAGCCCCTTCCTGTCCCGCATCACCTACGTGCGCAAGGTGGGCACCAACCGCGACGTGTACGTGGCGGACTGGGACGGCGGCAACGCCCGGGCGCTCACCAAGGGCGGCATCAACATCCTGCCCGCGCTGAGCCAGGATGGCTCGCAGGTCGCCTTCACCACGTACCGCAAGAATCGCCCGGACATCTACGTGCAGTCCCCTGGCGGTGAGGCGAAGGCCGTCATCTCCGGTGGGCAGATGGCCACCGGCGCGGCCTTCTCTCCGGACGGCAAGCGCATCGCGTACTCGCTGGCGGAGGGCGAGAGCGCCCAGGTGTACGTGGCCAACGCGGACGGCAGCGGCGCGCGCGCGCTCACCGACACGCCCTACGGCCTCAACACCAGCCCCACCTGGTCGCCGGATGGCAAGCGCATCGCCTTCGTGTCCAACCGGGGCGGCAGCCCGCAGGTCTACATCATGAACGCGGATGGCACGGGCGTGCGGCGGCTCACCTTCCAGGGCAACTACAACCAGACCCCGGACTGGTCGCCGCGCGGAGACCTCATCGTCTTCACCGCTCGCGACGAGCGCAACGCCTTCGACCTCTTCACCGTCAGCGTGGAGACGGGCAAGGTGACGCGCCTCACGCAGGACCAGGGCAGCAACGAGGAGCCCGCCTTCTCGCCCAACGGGCGGCTCATCGTCTTCACGTCCACGCGCAATGGCGGCTCGCAGCTCTACGTCATGACGGCGGACGGCAACAACCAGCTGCCGCTGCGCGCCGAGAAGGGCGTCTACCAGACGCCGGACTGGGCGCCGCTGCCGCAGGCGCAGTAG
- the murI gene encoding glutamate racemase has product MRQGSHSPIGVFDSGVGGLTVLKALMARLPHESTVYLGDTARVPYGTKSGEVVTRYSLKNAEFLLERGIKLLVVACNTASAVALPALEAALPVPVVGVILPGARAALARTQGGGVGIIGTPGTIRSGAYQRALESADPRVRAKARACPLFVPLAEEGWTTGDVPLLVARDYLAEFTRDGVDTLVLGCTHYPLLKGVIAEVVGPQVALVDSAEATADAVAALLSERDGLAPASRGTPEHAYYVTDVPERFIEVGARFLGRPITAAEQVDLTF; this is encoded by the coding sequence ATGCGGCAAGGCAGCCACAGTCCCATTGGTGTCTTCGACTCAGGCGTCGGCGGGCTCACCGTCCTCAAGGCCCTCATGGCCCGGCTCCCCCACGAGAGCACGGTGTATCTGGGGGACACCGCGCGGGTGCCCTACGGCACCAAGTCCGGCGAGGTGGTGACGCGCTACTCGCTGAAGAACGCGGAGTTTCTCCTGGAGCGCGGCATCAAGCTGCTGGTGGTGGCGTGCAACACCGCTTCGGCCGTGGCGCTGCCCGCGCTGGAGGCGGCGCTGCCAGTGCCGGTGGTGGGCGTCATCCTCCCCGGCGCGCGGGCGGCGCTGGCGCGCACGCAGGGGGGCGGGGTGGGTATCATCGGCACACCCGGCACCATCCGCTCGGGCGCCTACCAGCGTGCCCTCGAGTCCGCGGACCCACGGGTGCGGGCGAAGGCCCGCGCCTGTCCGCTCTTCGTGCCGCTGGCGGAGGAGGGGTGGACCACGGGCGACGTGCCCCTGCTGGTGGCGCGCGACTACCTGGCCGAGTTCACCCGCGACGGCGTGGACACCCTGGTGCTGGGCTGCACGCACTACCCGCTGCTCAAGGGCGTCATCGCGGAGGTGGTGGGGCCCCAGGTGGCGCTGGTGGACTCGGCGGAGGCCACCGCGGACGCCGTGGCCGCGCTGCTGTCGGAGCGGGACGGACTGGCGCCGGCGTCGCGAGGCACGCCGGAGCACGCGTACTACGTCACCGACGTGCCGGAGCGCTTCATAGAGGTGGGGGCCCGTTTCCTGGGCCGGCCCATCACTGCGGCGGAGCAGGTGGACCTGACCTTCTGA
- a CDS encoding S41 family peptidase has translation MTGSSQPWRAALTAFFLLSAPWAHAAEPLRKDAGTAGRAEQAERDDATYRQLEVFARVLSYVENNYVESPDRQRLMYGAIQGMLETLDPHTVFLPPDVYREMKIDTSGEWGGLGIEIARKGERIVVVAPIDDTPAARAGIKAGDELVGIDGERTEGMDVGRALQKMRGPAGGRVLLTIMRAGFSAPREIAIIRDHIRIVSVEGALHGGIGHVKVKNFQDRTDLYLRKELDRLRALNGGKELRGLVLDLRNNPGGLLDQAVAVSDRFLPGNLPIVSTRGRDGRNATVERSKDRDTEKDYPVVVLVNAGSASASEIVAGALQDHGRATILGAPTFGKGSVQTVIELEDGSGLKLTIARYYTPKGRSIQERGITPDFLVPDEPGGKVPRDVVREKDLQRHFRAEPTAATEPAAPEPRGLPENLKPWDVTAKLEDYPLRVALDYLHGMASAPARTPSRAAGR, from the coding sequence GTGACGGGTTCCTCCCAGCCATGGCGCGCGGCGCTGACCGCCTTCTTCCTCCTGAGTGCTCCGTGGGCGCATGCCGCGGAGCCGCTCAGGAAGGACGCGGGGACGGCGGGCCGCGCGGAGCAGGCCGAGCGCGACGACGCCACGTACCGGCAGCTGGAGGTGTTCGCGCGAGTGCTCTCCTACGTGGAGAACAACTACGTGGAGTCGCCGGACCGCCAGCGGCTCATGTACGGCGCCATCCAGGGCATGTTGGAGACGTTGGATCCGCACACGGTGTTCCTCCCGCCCGACGTGTACCGGGAGATGAAAATCGACACCTCGGGCGAGTGGGGCGGCCTGGGCATCGAAATCGCGCGCAAGGGCGAGCGCATTGTCGTGGTGGCGCCCATCGACGACACGCCCGCGGCGCGCGCGGGCATCAAGGCCGGCGATGAGCTGGTCGGCATCGACGGTGAGCGGACCGAGGGCATGGACGTGGGGCGCGCGCTGCAGAAGATGCGCGGCCCGGCCGGCGGGCGCGTGCTGCTGACCATCATGCGCGCGGGCTTCAGCGCGCCGCGCGAGATCGCCATCATCCGGGACCACATCCGCATCGTGTCCGTGGAGGGCGCGCTGCATGGTGGCATCGGCCATGTGAAGGTGAAGAACTTCCAGGACCGCACCGACCTGTACCTCCGCAAGGAGCTGGACCGGCTTCGCGCGCTCAACGGCGGCAAGGAGCTGCGCGGGCTGGTGCTGGACCTGCGCAACAACCCGGGCGGGCTGCTGGACCAGGCAGTGGCGGTGAGCGACCGGTTCCTGCCGGGCAACCTGCCCATCGTCTCCACGCGGGGGCGGGATGGCCGAAACGCCACCGTGGAGCGCAGCAAGGACCGCGACACGGAGAAGGACTACCCCGTCGTGGTGCTGGTCAACGCGGGCAGCGCCTCCGCGTCCGAAATCGTGGCGGGCGCGCTCCAGGACCATGGCCGCGCGACCATCCTGGGCGCGCCCACCTTCGGCAAGGGCAGCGTCCAGACGGTCATCGAGCTGGAGGACGGCTCCGGGCTGAAGCTGACCATCGCGCGCTACTACACGCCCAAGGGCCGCAGCATCCAGGAGCGCGGCATCACCCCGGACTTCCTCGTCCCCGACGAGCCAGGAGGCAAGGTGCCGCGCGACGTGGTGCGGGAGAAGGACCTGCAGCGCCACTTCCGCGCCGAGCCGACGGCGGCGACCGAGCCCGCCGCGCCCGAGCCTCGAGGGCTGCCCGAGAATCTCAAGCCCTGGGACGTCACCGCGAAGCTGGAGGACTATCCCTTGAGGGTCGCCCTGGACTATCTCCACGGAATGGCATCCGCTCCCGCGCGCACTCCATCCCGGGCAGCGGGTCGTTGA
- a CDS encoding murein hydrolase activator EnvC family protein has protein sequence MSWRLLLLALGLWASTAAAAAPATAAEEAEQAAVRERLSAQRATLALVEAKKLSVLEGVELMQEMAAFSRRRVRSLEGDLAVFRRRVLLAEREQAVLAEALRLQLRRLSPRLRTLYRLMRRRPLEVLLSAEDFAALVWRARALEASMSGDLELLRTVQRVARLQRQATRELERLHASLAARMAFLQEQERLARMQQEGLEEVVGTLAGEAELARRAVRELEQADAELTRMVQDLKELPATSGFGALRGRLPRPVSGIVEVGFGKVVNPRFNTVTVQKGLDIRAAAGTPVRAVAEGTVAYAGALRGYGNLLILDHGDGYHTLMAHLSSITAELGHMVLPGDVVGEVGDTGSLKGAYLYFEVRKGGQAVDPALWLTPGP, from the coding sequence ATGAGCTGGCGCCTCCTCCTCCTGGCACTGGGGCTGTGGGCCTCGACGGCCGCGGCGGCGGCTCCGGCGACGGCGGCCGAGGAGGCCGAACAGGCCGCGGTGCGTGAGCGGCTGAGCGCGCAGCGCGCGACGCTGGCGCTGGTGGAGGCGAAGAAGCTCTCCGTGTTGGAAGGCGTGGAGCTGATGCAGGAGATGGCCGCCTTCTCCCGCCGGCGCGTGCGCTCGCTGGAAGGGGACCTGGCGGTGTTCCGCCGGCGCGTGCTGCTGGCGGAGCGCGAGCAGGCCGTGCTGGCCGAGGCGCTGCGGCTGCAACTGCGCCGGCTGTCTCCGCGCCTGCGCACGCTGTACCGCCTGATGCGCCGCCGCCCGCTGGAGGTGCTGCTGTCGGCCGAGGACTTCGCCGCGCTGGTGTGGCGTGCCCGGGCGCTGGAGGCCAGCATGTCCGGCGACCTGGAGCTGCTGCGCACCGTGCAGCGTGTGGCGCGGCTGCAGCGTCAGGCGACGCGCGAGCTGGAGCGGCTCCATGCGTCGCTCGCCGCGCGCATGGCCTTCCTCCAGGAGCAGGAGCGGCTGGCCCGCATGCAGCAGGAAGGGTTGGAGGAGGTGGTCGGCACGCTCGCGGGCGAGGCGGAGCTGGCCCGGCGCGCGGTGCGCGAGTTGGAGCAGGCCGACGCGGAGCTGACGCGCATGGTGCAGGACCTGAAGGAGCTGCCCGCGACGAGCGGCTTCGGTGCGCTGCGAGGCAGGCTCCCTCGGCCCGTGTCAGGCATCGTCGAGGTGGGCTTCGGCAAGGTCGTCAACCCGCGCTTCAACACGGTCACCGTCCAGAAGGGCCTGGACATCCGCGCCGCCGCGGGCACGCCGGTGCGGGCCGTGGCCGAGGGCACCGTCGCCTACGCCGGCGCCCTCCGCGGCTACGGCAACCTGCTCATCCTGGACCACGGCGACGGCTATCACACCCTCATGGCCCACCTGTCCTCCATCACCGCCGAGCTGGGCCACATGGTGCTCCCCGGAGACGTGGTGGGCGAGGTCGGAGACACCGGCTCTCTCAAGGGGGCCTACCTGTACTTCGAGGTGCGCAAAGGCGGGCAGGCGGTCGACCCCGCCCTGTGGCTGACGCCCGGGCCCTGA
- a CDS encoding energy transducer TonB, whose protein sequence is MTPSAVSHSLLVTRSTRLSRFVVVSVVGHILVLVAAIAYARFSATPKVDLDTKPIRATLVRLGKPRDSKLLPRKEQLPPPPKKVDAPKPAPEAPPPEPSPAKVAVPIPGVQPEPSTSKPTPQKGETTGEDRRKRLFGAFDKTAKAAEPEEAEGAEDGDPDGDSATAEGERYFGLLQSQVRRHYSVADTIPESERLHLKAMVAVRLGRTGEVLDVNLTKASGNDLFDSAVVTAVRKAAPFSPPPDHLRDALQKSGVNLVFNAL, encoded by the coding sequence ATGACGCCCTCCGCGGTCAGCCACAGCCTGCTCGTCACGCGCTCCACGCGGCTGTCGCGCTTCGTGGTGGTGTCCGTCGTGGGGCACATCCTGGTGCTGGTGGCGGCAATTGCGTACGCGCGCTTCTCCGCCACGCCCAAGGTGGACCTGGACACCAAGCCCATTCGCGCCACGCTGGTGCGCCTGGGCAAGCCGCGCGACTCCAAGCTGCTGCCACGCAAGGAGCAGCTGCCACCGCCGCCCAAGAAGGTGGACGCGCCCAAGCCCGCTCCGGAGGCCCCGCCCCCGGAGCCCTCGCCCGCCAAGGTGGCGGTGCCCATCCCAGGTGTGCAGCCGGAGCCCTCCACGTCCAAGCCCACGCCGCAGAAGGGCGAGACGACGGGCGAGGACCGGCGCAAGCGGCTCTTCGGCGCCTTCGACAAGACGGCCAAGGCGGCCGAGCCCGAGGAGGCGGAGGGCGCCGAGGACGGCGACCCGGACGGCGACTCGGCCACCGCGGAAGGCGAGCGCTACTTCGGCCTGCTCCAATCGCAGGTCCGCCGCCACTACAGCGTGGCGGACACCATCCCCGAATCCGAGCGGCTGCACCTCAAGGCCATGGTGGCGGTGCGCCTGGGCCGCACGGGTGAAGTGCTGGACGTGAATCTCACCAAGGCCAGTGGGAACGACCTCTTCGACTCGGCCGTCGTCACGGCCGTGCGCAAGGCCGCGCCCTTTTCTCCTCCACCGGACCATCTCCGGGACGCCCTGCAGAAGAGCGGCGTCAACCTGGTGTTCAACGCCCTATGA
- a CDS encoding alpha/beta fold hydrolase translates to MDLMGGMQKALRHMLVARGVESTTVQVGGQTVHHYALTGQGKGPPVVLVHGLGGSANGFGRTLFGMAKRFSRVYAPDLPGHGFSVEYCGGEVCVRNQFDVLRAYVEEVVKAPAYVVGNSLGGAMAVNLAAEYPEWVRALALVAPAGAQLPEAENTALLNSFVVKSPAEARAFTRRLFHRPPLPALLFAYELRHFYDTPTVRALTAEALATRACLLPEQVRNLAMPLLFLWGGSERLLPSETLNWYRAHLPAHAQVRVVDGFGHVPQLERPDELVSHLVRFADSAEL, encoded by the coding sequence ATGGACCTGATGGGCGGAATGCAAAAAGCGCTGCGGCACATGCTGGTGGCGCGAGGTGTCGAGTCCACGACAGTGCAGGTCGGTGGCCAGACGGTGCACCACTACGCATTGACGGGGCAGGGCAAGGGGCCGCCGGTGGTGCTGGTGCACGGGCTGGGCGGCTCGGCGAACGGCTTCGGACGCACGCTCTTCGGGATGGCGAAGCGCTTCTCGCGCGTGTACGCCCCGGACCTGCCGGGGCACGGCTTCTCCGTGGAGTACTGCGGCGGCGAGGTGTGCGTGCGCAACCAGTTCGACGTGCTGCGCGCCTACGTGGAAGAGGTGGTGAAGGCGCCGGCCTACGTGGTGGGCAACTCGCTGGGGGGCGCCATGGCGGTGAACCTGGCGGCGGAGTACCCCGAATGGGTCCGCGCGCTGGCGCTGGTGGCTCCCGCGGGCGCGCAACTGCCGGAGGCGGAGAACACCGCGCTGCTCAACTCGTTCGTCGTGAAGTCCCCGGCGGAGGCGCGTGCCTTCACGCGGCGCTTGTTCCACCGTCCGCCCCTGCCCGCGCTGCTGTTCGCCTACGAGCTGCGGCACTTCTACGACACACCCACCGTGCGGGCGCTGACCGCGGAGGCGCTGGCCACGCGCGCCTGCCTGTTGCCGGAGCAGGTGCGCAACCTGGCCATGCCGCTGCTGTTCCTGTGGGGCGGCAGTGAGCGGCTGCTGCCGTCGGAGACGCTGAACTGGTACCGCGCCCACCTGCCTGCCCATGCCCAGGTGCGCGTGGTGGATGGCTTCGGGCACGTGCCGCAGCTGGAGCGCCCGGACGAGCTGGTGTCGCACCTGGTGCGTTTCGCCGACTCGGCGGAGCTGTGA
- the tolR gene encoding protein TolR: protein MGMGGGNRGGGRTTMSEINVTPMVDVMLVLLIIFMVTAPLIQQGVKVNLPETKAAPVEATEKKLVLSIDAGRKVYIGDAEVALEELEQKLAANAKAQADKEVYLHADRDVPYGVVVEVMAAAQRAGIGNVGMITDPSTGGRTSNSGKSKSKEAKR from the coding sequence ATGGGAATGGGCGGAGGCAACCGCGGCGGTGGCCGCACCACCATGAGCGAAATCAACGTCACGCCCATGGTGGACGTGATGTTGGTGCTGCTCATCATCTTCATGGTGACGGCGCCCCTCATCCAGCAGGGCGTGAAGGTGAACCTGCCGGAGACGAAGGCCGCGCCGGTGGAGGCCACGGAGAAGAAGCTGGTCCTCTCCATCGACGCGGGGCGCAAGGTCTACATCGGTGACGCGGAAGTGGCGCTGGAGGAGCTGGAGCAGAAGCTCGCCGCCAACGCCAAGGCGCAGGCCGACAAGGAAGTCTATCTCCACGCGGACCGGGACGTGCCGTACGGTGTGGTGGTGGAGGTCATGGCCGCGGCCCAGCGCGCGGGCATTGGCAACGTCGGCATGATCACGGACCCGTCGACCGGGGGCCGGACGTCCAACAGTGGAAAGAGCAAGTCGAAGGAAGCGAAGCGCTAG
- a CDS encoding MotA/TolQ/ExbB proton channel family protein, whose product MTPHLPLALGAMNYVEIIRDASLIELAVLLLLMGVSVASWALIAMKASQLAKARAQSLTFLDTFWKASRLEAIYQTAQKLDGSPLSKVFCAGYEELTKLAQAKEGGTEGALAERLGGIENVERALHRASTAQITELENRVSFLGTVGAASPFVGLFGTVIGILSAFNQIAEQGNATLATVAAPVGNALFATAAGLFAAIPAVVAYNSFVSRIKVFDTEMSNFSADFLNIIKRHFFR is encoded by the coding sequence ATGACGCCCCACCTGCCCCTGGCGCTTGGCGCCATGAACTACGTGGAGATCATCCGCGACGCCTCCCTCATCGAGCTGGCAGTCCTGCTGCTCCTGATGGGCGTATCCGTGGCCTCCTGGGCCCTCATCGCCATGAAGGCGTCCCAGCTCGCCAAGGCTCGCGCACAGTCTCTCACCTTCCTCGACACCTTCTGGAAGGCCTCGCGCCTGGAGGCCATCTACCAGACGGCTCAGAAGCTCGACGGCTCGCCGCTGTCGAAGGTCTTCTGCGCTGGCTATGAAGAGCTGACCAAGCTGGCGCAAGCCAAGGAGGGCGGCACCGAAGGCGCGCTGGCCGAGCGGCTGGGCGGCATCGAAAACGTGGAGCGCGCGCTCCACCGGGCCTCCACGGCGCAAATCACCGAGCTGGAGAACCGGGTGTCCTTCCTGGGCACCGTGGGCGCGGCGTCGCCCTTCGTGGGCCTGTTCGGCACCGTCATCGGCATCCTGAGCGCGTTCAACCAGATTGCCGAGCAGGGCAACGCGACGCTGGCCACGGTGGCCGCGCCGGTGGGCAACGCGCTCTTCGCCACCGCCGCGGGCCTGTTCGCGGCGATTCCGGCGGTGGTCGCCTACAACTCGTTCGTCAGCCGCATCAAGGTGTTCGACACGGAGATGTCGAACTTCTCCGCGGACTTCCTCAACATCATCAAGCGGCACTTCTTCCGCTAG
- a CDS encoding cell division protein FtsX: MSALSKVTYFCRSAAVGLKHSPFVHFIAVTTIAIALFSAGMARGAARVLDNLLASLGGEVEVTVYLSPELDADEVHGVRARVLALSGGEVTLVSPDAALSRLRTELGDLGEALAELPENPLPVSLELRVPPERRNPDALLALAKALRATPGVAGVDYGEAAVQRLSAIARALRFGSLVAFAVVLGATVVIVAATLQLAIYSRRGEIEIQKLVGATDRFVKAPFLLEGLLQGVLGAAVALFGLWAFGRVLGPTLGTLFAFLLGPGVAAPWVEPRLALELLCAGCGLGLGGSFVAVGRFLRV, from the coding sequence ATGAGCGCGCTGTCGAAGGTGACGTACTTCTGTCGCTCGGCGGCGGTGGGGCTGAAGCACTCGCCCTTCGTGCACTTCATCGCGGTGACGACCATCGCCATCGCCTTGTTCTCCGCGGGCATGGCCCGGGGCGCGGCGCGGGTGCTGGACAACCTCCTGGCGTCGCTCGGCGGCGAGGTGGAGGTGACGGTGTACCTGTCGCCGGAACTGGACGCGGACGAGGTCCACGGGGTGCGTGCCCGCGTGCTGGCGCTCAGCGGGGGTGAGGTGACGCTGGTGTCGCCGGACGCAGCGCTCTCACGGCTGCGCACGGAGCTGGGCGACCTGGGCGAGGCGCTGGCGGAGCTGCCGGAGAACCCGCTGCCGGTGTCGCTGGAGCTGCGCGTGCCGCCGGAGCGGCGCAACCCGGACGCGCTCCTGGCGTTGGCGAAGGCGCTGCGAGCAACGCCCGGCGTGGCCGGCGTGGACTATGGCGAGGCGGCGGTGCAGCGGCTGTCCGCCATCGCCCGGGCGCTGCGCTTCGGCTCGCTGGTGGCCTTCGCGGTGGTGCTGGGCGCCACCGTGGTCATCGTGGCGGCGACGCTGCAGTTGGCCATCTATTCGCGGCGCGGCGAGATTGAAATCCAGAAGCTGGTGGGCGCCACGGACCGCTTCGTCAAGGCGCCCTTCCTGCTGGAGGGCCTGCTCCAGGGCGTGTTGGGCGCGGCGGTGGCCCTCTTCGGGCTCTGGGCCTTCGGCCGGGTGCTGGGGCCCACGTTGGGCACGCTCTTCGCCTTCCTGTTGGGGCCCGGCGTCGCGGCGCCGTGGGTGGAGCCCCGGCTGGCGCTGGAGCTGCTGTGCGCTGGCTGCGGCCTGGGACTGGGCGGCAGCTTCGTCGCCGTGGGGCGCTTCCTCCGCGTATGA
- the ftsE gene encoding cell division ATP-binding protein FtsE — protein MIQFFHVYKAYPGDPPVLSDINLNVEKGEFVFLTGPSGAGKTTLLKLIFCAEKATKGQILVGGRNIARIRESAVPYLRRNIGVVFQDFKLLPHRTVEDNVSFTLDVLGVPRAEAREKVRRMLKLVGLEHKASSFPLRLSGGEQQRVVIARALVNDPTILLADEPTGNLDPALTVEIMDLLTQVNVRGTTVMVATHDATLLSRYQKRTVRLERGQIVSDEDGVKAARRMVV, from the coding sequence ATGATTCAGTTCTTCCACGTATACAAGGCGTATCCCGGCGACCCACCGGTGTTGTCGGACATCAACCTCAACGTGGAGAAGGGCGAGTTCGTGTTTCTCACGGGCCCTTCGGGCGCGGGGAAGACGACGCTGCTGAAGCTCATCTTCTGCGCGGAGAAAGCCACCAAGGGGCAGATTCTCGTGGGCGGCCGCAACATCGCCCGCATCCGTGAGTCCGCGGTGCCGTACCTGCGGCGCAACATCGGGGTGGTGTTCCAGGACTTCAAGCTGCTGCCACACCGGACGGTGGAGGACAACGTGTCCTTCACGCTGGACGTGCTGGGGGTGCCCCGCGCGGAGGCGCGCGAGAAGGTGCGGCGCATGCTCAAGCTGGTGGGGCTGGAGCACAAGGCGAGCTCGTTCCCGCTGCGCCTGTCGGGTGGAGAGCAGCAGCGCGTCGTCATCGCGCGGGCGCTCGTCAATGACCCCACCATCCTCCTGGCGGACGAGCCCACCGGCAACCTGGACCCGGCGCTCACCGTCGAAATCATGGACCTGCTCACGCAGGTCAACGTGCGCGGCACCACGGTGATGGTGGCCACGCACGACGCGACGCTGCTTTCGCGCTACCAGAAGCGCACCGTGCGCCTGGAGCGCGGGCAGATTGTGTCCGACGAGGACGGCGTCAAGGCGGCGCGCCGGATGGTGGTATGA
- the carF gene encoding plasmanylethanolamine desaturase, whose protein sequence is MKTQEIEKKVRQQDAQVLAQGYSPAIRAMEIAAIVSFVSLEVALVYRLWGNPYAGTWLLLSAVLLGYLAADFVSGFVHWMGDTWGSTEMPLLGKALIRPFREHHVDEKAITRHDFVETNGNNCLISLPVAIIALCLPMSGPGWVFCASFLGAMIFWVMATNQFHKWSHMDSPPALVGFLQRVHLILPPDHHRIHHTKPYNKYYCITVGWMNKPLTMVHFFPTAERLITWATGLLPRQDDIGAEAARALVVAAGGSEAPVVQAAKELLTQATVQEKPASTRP, encoded by the coding sequence ATGAAGACCCAAGAGATTGAAAAGAAGGTGCGCCAGCAAGACGCCCAGGTGCTGGCCCAGGGGTACTCGCCCGCCATCCGCGCGATGGAGATTGCCGCCATCGTCTCCTTCGTCTCGTTGGAGGTGGCGCTGGTGTACCGGCTGTGGGGCAACCCCTATGCGGGCACGTGGCTGCTGCTCAGCGCGGTGCTGCTGGGCTACCTCGCCGCGGACTTCGTCTCCGGCTTCGTCCACTGGATGGGCGACACGTGGGGCTCCACGGAGATGCCGCTGCTGGGCAAGGCGCTCATCCGCCCCTTCCGCGAGCACCACGTGGACGAGAAGGCCATCACCCGCCACGACTTCGTGGAGACCAACGGCAACAACTGCCTCATCTCCCTGCCGGTGGCCATCATCGCCCTGTGCCTGCCCATGAGCGGCCCGGGCTGGGTGTTCTGCGCGTCCTTTCTCGGCGCGATGATTTTCTGGGTGATGGCGACCAACCAGTTCCACAAGTGGTCGCACATGGACTCGCCGCCCGCGCTCGTCGGCTTCCTCCAGCGCGTGCACCTCATCCTGCCCCCCGACCACCACCGCATTCACCACACCAAGCCGTACAACAAGTACTACTGCATCACCGTGGGCTGGATGAACAAGCCGCTGACGATGGTCCACTTCTTCCCCACCGCTGAGCGGCTCATCACCTGGGCCACGGGCCTGCTGCCGCGCCAGGACGACATCGGCGCGGAGGCGGCGCGCGCGCTGGTGGTCGCCGCGGGAGGCAGCGAGGCCCCGGTGGTCCAGGCGGCCAAGGAGCTGCTCACCCAGGCCACCGTGCAGGAGAAGCCCGCCTCCACGCGGCCGTAG